The Bradyrhizobium sp. WBAH42 genome includes a window with the following:
- a CDS encoding ribonuclease E/G, with the protein MPNKMLIDATHPEETRVVVVRGNRVEEFDFETAQRKQLRGNIYLAKVTRVEPSLQAAFVEYGGNRHGFLAFSEIHPDYYQIPVADRQALIEAEEQAHREAEEESENRSHGRRRSRHRNARRRGHGERVRSDIVEGLEAGADPAAQPVEGAAQPEHAEGEHLHAATEHHGEHEGHDHGDHDRDHDDHHHDHEHHHAHDDAHGHEDERDHHDHDRAGETPAPVAAVGAEPAVETAAEPQPAPTFDVPASEAHGAEAQAEPLAEAVTSAAEPADAVYAAGESTEAPHAEAAQAGEEQAGEDDDEDEEDGEDAEEEVVESVGGDDVLEEVPERTFRPRRQYKIQEVIKRRQVMLVQVVKEERGNKGAALTTYLSLAGRYAVLMPNTARGGGISRKITSAQDRSRLKEVVQDLDVPEGMGIILRTAGASRTKPEIKRDFEYLIRMWETVRDLTLKSQAPTLVYEEGSLIKRSLRDLYNKEIDEIQVAGEAGYREARDFMKMLMPANVSAVKQYRDGQPLFSRMGVESQLDAMFSPTVQLRSGGYIVINQTEALVSIDVNSGRSTREHHIEDTALKTNLEAAEEVARQLRLRDLAGLIVIDFIDMDEKRNNRAVERKLSDCLRQDRARIQVGRISHFGLLEMSRQRIRASVLESSTDPCPHCGGTGHVRSVSSVALQLLRGLEEILMKGATHNLVVRTRTDVALYVLNHKRGHLRDLENGFKVTLSVIADASVSGPQAYVIDRGEQVHTLEAAKALLAAQAAASPPPLAEEVYDDEDGFDLETESEVETDETEGLADEQAGGEAASEQDGQRRKRRRRRRGRGGQREGELRDDTAPILPEPAMVAAEGEDETESEQDGEEGEEQAARGEQQGSSDRRRRRGRRGGRRRRGGGEEGLAGSISDELGTGQPPEAVDAVADFDGFGGQASPSIAQAEPSTEPQVAQPEPRAEMQTEAPAQQPEPAPATTAATPDEELAGDRAARRRSTVREKVSFLLNSQPEPATPAAEATEPVAAPAPAAEPAPEAASESPTAPRRAGWWSRRFGGGE; encoded by the coding sequence ATGCCCAACAAGATGTTGATCGATGCCACCCACCCGGAAGAGACCCGGGTCGTCGTGGTCCGCGGCAATCGCGTCGAAGAGTTTGATTTCGAGACCGCGCAACGCAAGCAACTGCGCGGGAATATCTACCTCGCCAAGGTCACAAGGGTCGAACCCTCGCTCCAGGCCGCCTTCGTCGAATATGGCGGCAATCGCCACGGCTTCCTCGCCTTCAGCGAAATCCATCCCGATTACTACCAGATCCCGGTCGCCGACCGGCAGGCGCTGATCGAGGCCGAGGAACAGGCCCATCGCGAGGCCGAGGAAGAGAGCGAAAATCGCTCGCACGGGCGCCGCCGCTCGCGCCACCGCAACGCCCGCCGACGCGGTCATGGCGAGCGCGTGCGCAGCGACATCGTCGAGGGCCTCGAGGCCGGCGCCGATCCCGCCGCCCAGCCGGTCGAAGGCGCCGCGCAGCCCGAGCATGCCGAGGGCGAGCATCTGCACGCCGCTACGGAGCATCACGGCGAGCACGAGGGCCACGATCACGGCGACCATGACCGTGATCATGACGATCATCATCATGATCACGAGCACCATCACGCTCACGATGACGCCCACGGCCATGAGGACGAGCGCGATCATCATGACCATGATCGCGCCGGCGAGACGCCCGCGCCTGTCGCGGCGGTCGGCGCCGAGCCCGCGGTCGAGACCGCTGCCGAGCCGCAGCCGGCCCCAACCTTCGACGTTCCCGCTTCCGAAGCTCATGGCGCCGAAGCGCAGGCAGAGCCTCTGGCCGAAGCCGTGACGTCGGCCGCCGAGCCGGCCGATGCCGTTTACGCCGCCGGCGAAAGCACTGAAGCGCCGCATGCCGAGGCCGCCCAAGCCGGTGAAGAACAAGCCGGTGAGGACGACGACGAGGATGAGGAAGATGGCGAGGATGCCGAAGAGGAAGTCGTCGAATCCGTCGGCGGCGACGACGTGCTGGAGGAAGTGCCGGAGCGCACCTTCCGTCCGCGCCGCCAGTACAAGATCCAGGAAGTCATCAAGCGCCGCCAGGTAATGCTGGTGCAGGTGGTCAAGGAAGAGCGCGGCAACAAGGGCGCGGCGCTGACGACCTACCTCTCGCTCGCCGGCCGTTATGCCGTGCTGATGCCGAACACCGCACGCGGCGGCGGCATCAGCCGCAAGATCACCAGCGCGCAGGACCGTTCTCGTTTGAAGGAAGTGGTGCAGGATCTCGACGTGCCCGAGGGCATGGGCATCATCCTGCGCACCGCAGGCGCCTCCCGCACCAAACCCGAGATCAAGCGCGACTTCGAATATCTGATCCGGATGTGGGAGACGGTGCGTGACCTCACGCTGAAGTCGCAGGCCCCGACCCTCGTCTACGAGGAAGGCTCGCTGATCAAGCGCTCGCTGCGCGACCTCTACAACAAGGAGATCGACGAGATCCAGGTCGCCGGCGAAGCCGGCTACCGCGAAGCCCGCGACTTCATGAAGATGCTGATGCCCGCCAATGTCAGCGCGGTGAAGCAGTATCGCGACGGCCAGCCGCTGTTCTCGCGCATGGGCGTCGAGAGCCAGCTGGATGCGATGTTCTCGCCGACCGTGCAGCTGCGCTCCGGCGGCTATATCGTGATCAACCAGACCGAGGCGCTGGTCTCGATCGACGTCAACTCCGGCCGCTCGACCCGCGAGCACCATATCGAGGACACTGCGCTCAAGACCAATCTGGAAGCGGCCGAAGAGGTCGCCCGCCAGCTTCGCCTGCGCGACCTCGCCGGCCTGATCGTCATCGATTTCATCGACATGGACGAGAAGCGCAACAACCGCGCGGTCGAGCGTAAGCTGTCCGACTGCCTCAGGCAGGATCGCGCGCGCATCCAGGTCGGCCGCATCTCGCATTTCGGCCTGCTCGAGATGTCGCGCCAGCGCATCCGCGCCAGCGTGCTGGAATCTTCGACCGATCCGTGCCCGCATTGCGGCGGTACCGGCCATGTCCGCTCGGTGTCCTCGGTGGCGCTGCAGCTCTTGCGCGGCCTCGAAGAGATCCTGATGAAGGGCGCGACCCACAATCTCGTGGTCCGCACCCGCACCGACGTCGCGCTCTATGTGCTGAACCACAAGCGCGGCCATCTGCGCGACCTCGAGAACGGCTTCAAGGTCACGCTGTCGGTGATCGCCGACGCTAGCGTCAGCGGCCCGCAGGCCTATGTGATCGACCGCGGCGAGCAGGTGCATACGCTCGAAGCCGCCAAGGCGCTGCTTGCAGCCCAAGCCGCGGCGAGCCCGCCGCCGCTGGCCGAAGAAGTCTACGACGACGAGGACGGCTTCGACCTGGAGACTGAATCCGAGGTCGAGACCGACGAGACCGAAGGTCTTGCTGACGAGCAAGCCGGCGGCGAGGCAGCCTCCGAGCAGGACGGCCAGCGCCGCAAGCGCCGTCGCCGTCGGCGTGGTCGCGGTGGCCAGCGCGAGGGTGAGTTGCGCGACGATACGGCGCCGATCCTGCCCGAGCCCGCGATGGTCGCCGCCGAAGGCGAGGACGAGACCGAGTCCGAGCAGGACGGTGAGGAAGGCGAGGAACAGGCGGCCCGCGGCGAACAGCAGGGCAGCAGTGATCGCCGGCGCCGGCGTGGTCGCCGCGGCGGACGCCGCCGTCGCGGTGGCGGCGAGGAAGGTCTTGCCGGCTCCATCAGCGACGAGCTCGGCACCGGCCAGCCGCCGGAAGCCGTCGACGCAGTCGCCGATTTCGATGGCTTCGGCGGCCAGGCTTCGCCCTCGATCGCGCAAGCCGAGCCCAGCACCGAGCCGCAAGTTGCGCAGCCCGAGCCGCGCGCGGAGATGCAGACCGAGGCGCCGGCCCAGCAGCCGGAGCCGGCTCCCGCCACGACGGCCGCAACGCCGGACGAAGAGCTTGCCGGCGACAGGGCCGCGCGGCGCCGCTCCACCGTGCGCGAAAAGGTCAGCTTCCTGCTGAACAGCCAGCCGGAGCCCGCAACGCCGGCAGCGGAGGCGACCGAGCCGGTCGCTGCGCCCGCGCCGGCAGCTGAGCCCGCACCGGAGGCGGCAAGCGAAAGCCCGACCGCCCCGCGCCGGGCTGGCTGGTGGTCACGCCGTTTCGGCGGCGGCGAGTAA
- a CDS encoding N-acetylmuramoyl-L-alanine amidase produces the protein MASRTNRRILLGGVLLCIAALPCADSSRLIAAERRPQPAAVAANFPVASAARLAGDGKQTRFILDLDQTVTFRAVTLADPYRVVVDVPQMNFQLPAGIGSGGRGLVKAFRYGLVMPGGSRIVFDLTGPAKIANSYVLEAANGQPARLVLELEEVDRTAFVSSLPVENRPELRPAIAEAPPATVPSAPAPDGAQQKPDGRPVVVIDPGHGGIDNGTQSSGESEKNLVLAFGLALRDKLEKAGKYRVVMTRDDDTFIPLNDRTKIARNLKAALFVSIHADALPRAEGDAQGATIYTLSDKASDAEAQRLADAENRADAIAGFNLAEEPTDVADILIDLTQRETRTFSNRFARLLMSEMKQTVRMHKHPLKSAGFRVLKAPDVPSVLVEIGYVSNKADLGHLVSEGWRSRAVGSMAQAIDGFLTKRMATAGSSN, from the coding sequence GTGGCGAGCCGCACAAATCGACGGATTCTGCTGGGGGGCGTGTTGCTGTGCATCGCGGCATTGCCGTGTGCCGATTCCTCGCGCCTGATCGCCGCTGAACGCCGGCCGCAACCCGCTGCCGTCGCAGCGAATTTTCCGGTCGCCTCGGCCGCCCGGCTGGCCGGCGACGGCAAGCAGACCCGCTTCATCCTCGACCTCGACCAGACCGTTACCTTCCGCGCCGTCACGCTGGCCGACCCCTATCGCGTGGTGGTGGACGTGCCGCAGATGAATTTTCAGCTGCCCGCCGGGATCGGAAGCGGGGGGCGGGGGCTGGTGAAGGCCTTCCGCTACGGGCTCGTCATGCCCGGCGGCTCGCGAATCGTATTCGACCTGACCGGGCCGGCGAAGATCGCCAATTCCTACGTGCTGGAGGCGGCCAACGGCCAACCGGCTCGGCTCGTGCTCGAACTGGAGGAGGTCGACCGCACCGCCTTCGTGTCGTCGCTGCCGGTCGAAAACCGTCCCGAGCTGCGGCCCGCGATCGCCGAAGCGCCGCCTGCCACGGTTCCGAGCGCGCCGGCCCCCGATGGGGCGCAGCAGAAGCCCGACGGTCGCCCGGTGGTGGTGATCGATCCCGGCCATGGCGGCATCGACAACGGGACGCAATCGAGCGGCGAGAGCGAAAAGAACCTCGTGCTGGCGTTCGGCCTCGCGCTCCGCGACAAGCTGGAGAAGGCCGGCAAGTACCGCGTGGTGATGACGCGGGACGACGACACCTTCATTCCGCTCAATGACCGCACCAAGATCGCCCGCAATCTCAAGGCGGCCTTGTTCGTTTCGATCCACGCCGATGCGCTGCCGCGGGCCGAGGGCGATGCGCAGGGCGCGACCATCTATACGCTCTCCGACAAGGCGTCCGATGCCGAGGCCCAACGGCTGGCCGATGCGGAGAACCGCGCCGATGCGATCGCCGGCTTCAACCTCGCGGAGGAGCCGACCGATGTCGCCGACATCCTGATCGACCTCACGCAGCGCGAAACCCGCACCTTTTCAAACCGTTTTGCCCGCCTTTTGATGAGCGAAATGAAGCAGACGGTGCGGATGCACAAGCATCCCCTGAAGTCTGCCGGCTTCCGGGTCCTGAAGGCGCCCGACGTGCCCTCGGTGCTGGTCGAGATCGGCTACGTTTCCAACAAGGCGGATCTCGGGCACCTTGTCTCCGAGGGCTGGCGGTCTCGTGCCGTGGGCTCGATGGCCCAGGCGATCGACGGATTTTTGACCAAGCGGATGGCCACGGCCGGATCGTCAAATTGA
- a CDS encoding FAD-binding oxidoreductase gives MQSAIILGGGMVGVGAALHLQQRGWSVTLVDRREPGRETSYGNAGMIQAEAVRPYPMPRDLASLLKIATGRTNDVRYSLSSLHLHIEPLLRYWWHSAPKRHREAIEAWARLIAYATSEHDILIREAHADNLIRRAGYRALFRDRASLDLSIKAAEEDQREFGVNYRVLSGSELARAEPILRDDLPGAIHWLDTWTVSDPGALVTAYAEMFARLGGRIVLGDAQSLRQTATGWSVDTDEGRIDAAHAVVTLGPWSPDLLYKFGYRIPLVRKRGYHMHYSGGASLDLPLIDKSGGYAMGPMAKGIRITTGAELTGADALATPVQLASAEASARELIDLGKRAEPDPWFGTRPCTPDMLPVLGPAPRHPGLWMNFGHGHQGFTLGPATGRLLAEMMSGETPAVDPTPYRPERF, from the coding sequence ATGCAAAGCGCGATCATTCTCGGCGGCGGCATGGTGGGCGTGGGCGCCGCGCTGCATCTGCAGCAGCGCGGCTGGTCGGTGACGCTGGTCGATCGCCGCGAGCCGGGCCGCGAGACCAGCTACGGCAATGCCGGGATGATCCAGGCCGAAGCGGTGCGCCCCTATCCGATGCCGCGCGACCTCGCCTCGCTCCTGAAGATCGCGACCGGCCGCACCAACGACGTGCGCTACAGCCTCTCCTCGCTTCATCTGCACATCGAGCCCCTGCTCCGCTATTGGTGGCATTCGGCGCCGAAGCGGCATCGCGAGGCGATCGAGGCGTGGGCACGGCTGATCGCCTACGCAACTTCCGAGCACGACATCCTGATCCGCGAGGCGCATGCCGACAATCTCATCCGCCGCGCCGGCTACCGGGCGCTGTTTCGCGATCGCGCTTCGTTGGATCTATCGATCAAGGCCGCCGAGGAAGATCAGCGCGAATTCGGCGTGAACTATCGCGTGCTGTCGGGCAGCGAGCTTGCCAGGGCCGAGCCGATCCTGCGCGACGATCTTCCGGGCGCGATCCACTGGCTCGACACCTGGACCGTGTCCGACCCCGGCGCGCTGGTCACGGCCTATGCCGAGATGTTCGCGCGCCTCGGCGGCAGGATCGTGCTCGGTGATGCGCAGAGCTTGCGGCAGACCGCGACCGGCTGGTCGGTCGACACCGACGAGGGGCGCATCGACGCGGCCCACGCCGTCGTGACGCTCGGGCCGTGGTCGCCCGATTTGTTGTACAAGTTCGGCTATCGCATCCCGCTGGTGCGCAAGCGCGGCTACCACATGCATTACAGCGGCGGCGCTTCGCTCGACCTGCCCCTCATCGACAAAAGCGGCGGCTACGCCATGGGGCCGATGGCCAAGGGCATCCGCATCACCACCGGCGCGGAATTGACGGGCGCGGACGCATTGGCAACGCCGGTGCAGCTGGCCAGCGCCGAAGCCTCCGCGCGCGAGCTGATCGACCTCGGCAAGCGGGCCGAGCCGGATCCGTGGTTCGGCACGCGGCCTTGCACGCCCGACATGCTGCCGGTGCTCGGCCCCGCCCCGCGCCACCCCGGCCTCTGGATGAATTTCGGCCACGGCCATCAGGGCTTCACGCTGGGACCGGCGACCGGACGCCTGCTCGCGGAGATGATGAGCGGCGAAACTCCGGCGGTCGATCCTACGCCGTATCGGCCGGAGCGGTTCTAG
- a CDS encoding penicillin-binding protein 1A codes for MRLLVRFMGFLFAAGTVVFLVGVGAVAGLIWHFSKDLPDYSQLQDYEPPVMTRVHAVDGSLVGEYAKERRLYLPIQAVPKLVINAFLAAEDKNFYEHGGIDYTGMARAGLLYLQNYGSNRRPQGASTITQQVAKNFLLTNEVSFARKIKEALLAMRIEKTYSKDKILELYLNEIYLGLGAYGIAAASLVYFDKSVNELTVAEASYLAALPKMPATLHPVRNRDRAIERRNYVIDRLVENGWIKQADADKARKEPLAVTSRSNGAHTFAGEYFAEEVRRDIFERYGEKKLYEGGLSVRTTLNPKIQVMARKAMVTGLVNYDEQQGYRGAISKLDISGDWGVKLAEIKSLSDISPWRMAVVLETSDQSARIGFQPSRELGGAVSKQRETGIVTLDGVRWARAAQGNAKGKTPTSVAQVLAPGDVIYADPLYSKEGQPVEGQYRLRQIPEVSGAMVVMDPWTGRVLAMVGGFSFDQSQFNRATQAYRQPGSSFKPIVYSAALDNGYTPSTVVLDAPIEIDQGQGAGVWRPENFSSGKFQGPVTLRNALRQSLNTVTVRLAQDIGMPLIGEYARRFGVYDELPNYLSYALGAGETTAMRMVTAYSMLANGGRRVKPTLIDRIQDRYGRTIFKHDQRECRGCDAPGGWKNQSEPQLIDRREQVLDSMTAYQITELMEGVVQAGTATVIKEVGKPVAGKTGTTNEAKDAWFVGFSPDVAVAIYMGYDKPRPLGKGNAATGGHLAAPIARDFLKLALADKPAVPFKVPAGIKLVRVVAKTGMRAGPGETGGIILEAFKPGTAPPDNYSVIGVADADGRGGMPASQQQPDSGFLMRPGTGGLW; via the coding sequence ATGCGCTTGCTGGTGCGGTTCATGGGCTTCCTGTTCGCCGCGGGAACAGTGGTGTTCCTTGTCGGTGTCGGGGCCGTGGCAGGCCTGATCTGGCATTTCTCCAAGGACTTGCCGGACTACTCTCAGCTTCAGGATTACGAGCCGCCGGTGATGACGCGCGTGCACGCGGTCGACGGTTCGCTGGTCGGCGAATACGCCAAGGAGCGACGGCTGTATCTACCGATCCAGGCAGTGCCAAAGCTCGTCATCAACGCGTTCCTCGCGGCCGAGGACAAGAATTTCTACGAGCATGGCGGCATCGACTACACCGGCATGGCGCGCGCAGGCCTGCTCTATCTCCAGAATTACGGCTCCAACCGGCGTCCGCAGGGTGCGTCCACGATCACCCAGCAGGTCGCCAAGAACTTCCTGCTCACCAACGAGGTCTCCTTCGCCCGCAAGATCAAGGAAGCCTTGCTGGCGATGCGCATCGAGAAGACCTATTCGAAGGACAAGATCCTCGAATTGTATCTCAACGAGATCTATCTCGGCCTCGGCGCCTACGGCATCGCGGCGGCCTCGCTGGTCTATTTCGACAAGTCGGTGAACGAGCTGACGGTGGCGGAAGCGTCCTATCTGGCGGCGCTGCCGAAGATGCCTGCGACGCTGCATCCGGTCCGCAACCGCGACCGCGCCATCGAGCGCCGAAATTACGTGATCGACCGTCTGGTGGAGAACGGCTGGATCAAGCAGGCCGACGCCGACAAGGCGCGCAAGGAGCCGCTCGCCGTCACCAGCCGCTCCAACGGCGCCCACACCTTCGCCGGCGAATATTTCGCCGAGGAAGTCCGCCGCGACATTTTCGAGCGCTACGGCGAGAAGAAGCTCTACGAGGGCGGCCTGTCGGTTCGCACCACGCTCAATCCGAAGATCCAGGTCATGGCGCGCAAGGCCATGGTCACCGGTCTCGTCAACTATGACGAGCAGCAGGGTTATCGCGGCGCCATCAGCAAGCTCGATATTTCGGGCGACTGGGGCGTGAAGCTCGCCGAGATCAAGTCGCTGTCCGACATCTCACCGTGGCGCATGGCGGTGGTGCTGGAGACCAGCGACCAGTCGGCGCGCATCGGCTTCCAGCCGAGCCGGGAGCTTGGCGGCGCCGTCAGCAAGCAGCGCGAGACCGGCATCGTCACGCTCGACGGCGTGCGTTGGGCGAGGGCCGCGCAAGGCAACGCCAAGGGCAAGACGCCGACCTCGGTGGCCCAAGTGCTCGCGCCCGGCGACGTGATCTATGCCGATCCGCTCTATTCCAAGGAGGGGCAGCCGGTCGAGGGCCAGTACCGTCTTCGCCAGATCCCGGAAGTCTCGGGCGCGATGGTGGTGATGGATCCCTGGACCGGCCGCGTGCTCGCGATGGTCGGCGGTTTCTCGTTCGACCAGAGCCAGTTCAATCGCGCCACGCAGGCCTATCGGCAGCCGGGTTCGTCGTTCAAGCCGATCGTCTATTCGGCCGCGCTCGACAACGGCTATACGCCCTCGACCGTCGTGCTCGACGCGCCGATCGAAATCGACCAGGGCCAGGGTGCCGGCGTGTGGCGGCCTGAAAACTTCTCCTCCGGCAAATTCCAGGGACCGGTGACGCTGCGCAATGCGCTGCGGCAGTCGCTCAACACGGTGACGGTGCGCCTCGCGCAGGACATCGGCATGCCGCTGATCGGCGAATATGCCCGCCGCTTCGGCGTCTATGACGAGCTGCCGAACTATCTCTCCTACGCGCTCGGCGCCGGCGAGACGACGGCGATGCGCATGGTCACGGCGTACTCGATGCTCGCCAATGGCGGCCGTCGCGTGAAGCCGACGCTGATCGACCGTATCCAGGACCGCTACGGGCGCACCATCTTCAAGCACGACCAGCGCGAATGCCGCGGCTGCGACGCGCCCGGCGGCTGGAAGAACCAGTCCGAGCCGCAGCTGATCGACCGCCGCGAGCAGGTGCTGGATTCCATGACCGCCTATCAGATCACCGAGCTGATGGAAGGCGTGGTCCAGGCCGGCACCGCGACCGTGATCAAGGAAGTCGGCAAGCCCGTCGCCGGCAAGACCGGCACCACCAACGAGGCCAAGGACGCCTGGTTCGTCGGCTTCTCGCCCGACGTCGCGGTCGCCATCTACATGGGCTACGACAAGCCGCGTCCGCTCGGCAAAGGCAACGCCGCAACCGGTGGCCATCTGGCGGCACCGATCGCGCGCGATTTCCTCAAGCTCGCGCTCGCCGACAAGCCCGCCGTTCCGTTCAAGGTGCCGGCCGGCATCAAGCTCGTCCGCGTCGTCGCCAAGACCGGCATGCGTGCCGGCCCCGGCGAGACCGGCGGAATCATTCTCGAAGCCTTCAAGCCGGGCACGGCGCCGCCGGATAATTACTCCGTCATCGGCGTTGCCGATGCCGACGGGCGCGGCGGCATGCCGGCCTCGCAACAGCAGCCGGATTCCGGTTTCCTCATGCGGCCGGGCACCGGCGGGCTGTGGTAG
- the prfB gene encoding peptide chain release factor 2 (programmed frameshift), whose protein sequence is MRAEIERLVEEIKQSVGLLRRHLDVEKSTARLAELNKLAEDPNLWNDPQKAQKLMQERTSLEDALSGIGKVEQELDDDIGMIELGEAEGDDGVVAEAEAALKNLKKEVARRELEALLSGEADRFDSYLEVHAGAGGTESQDWAQMLLRMYTRWAETHGFKVEYLEESEGEEAGIKSATIQVSGHNAYGWLKTEAGVHRLVRISPFDSNARRHTSFSSVQVFPVIDDSIKIDIKESDVRVDTMRSGGAGGQHVNKTESAVRLTHIPTGVAVVCQAGRSQHKNRAQAWDMLRARLYEIELKKREEKAAADQAAKTDIGWGHQIRSYVLQPYQMVKDLRTGVQTSDTSGVLNGELDEFMAATLAQRAFGTTSGDIEDVD, encoded by the exons ATGCGCGCCGAAATCGAACGGTTGGTAGAAGAGATCAAGCAGTCAGTCGGGCTGCTGAGGAGGCATCTT GACGTCGAGAAATCGACGGCGCGCCTCGCCGAGCTGAACAAGCTCGCAGAAGATCCCAATCTCTGGAACGACCCGCAGAAAGCCCAGAAGCTGATGCAGGAGCGCACCTCGCTGGAGGATGCGCTGTCGGGCATCGGCAAGGTCGAGCAGGAGCTCGACGACGACATCGGCATGATCGAGCTCGGCGAGGCCGAGGGCGATGACGGTGTCGTTGCCGAAGCCGAAGCTGCGCTGAAGAACCTCAAGAAGGAAGTGGCGCGGCGCGAGCTCGAGGCGCTGCTGTCGGGCGAAGCCGACCGCTTCGATTCCTATCTCGAAGTCCATGCCGGCGCCGGCGGCACCGAGAGCCAGGACTGGGCGCAGATGCTCCTGCGCATGTACACGCGCTGGGCCGAAACGCACGGCTTCAAGGTCGAGTACCTCGAAGAGTCCGAAGGCGAAGAGGCCGGCATCAAGTCGGCGACCATCCAGGTTTCCGGACACAACGCCTATGGCTGGCTGAAGACCGAAGCCGGCGTGCATCGCCTGGTGCGCATCTCGCCGTTCGATTCCAACGCACGGCGGCACACCTCGTTCTCGAGCGTGCAGGTGTTCCCCGTCATCGACGACAGCATCAAGATCGACATCAAGGAATCCGACGTCCGCGTCGACACCATGCGCTCGGGCGGTGCCGGCGGCCAGCACGTCAACAAGACCGAATCCGCGGTGCGCCTGACGCATATCCCGACCGGCGTCGCCGTGGTCTGCCAGGCCGGCCGCTCCCAGCACAAGAACCGGGCGCAGGCTTGGGACATGCTGCGCGCGCGTCTCTACGAGATCGAGCTGAAAAAGCGCGAGGAGAAGGCTGCCGCCGACCAGGCCGCCAAGACCGATATCGGCTGGGGCCACCAGATCCGCTCCTACGTGCTGCAGCCCTATCAGATGGTGAAGGATTTGCGCACGGGCGTGCAGACCTCCGACACTTCGGGCGTGCTCAACGGCGAGCTCGACGAGTTCATGGCCGCGACGCTGGCGCAGCGCGCCTTCGGCACCACGAGCGGCGACATCGAGGACGTGGACTAG